From one Suicoccus acidiformans genomic stretch:
- the dhaL gene encoding dihydroxyacetone kinase subunit DhaL, which produces MFTVDNTLTALKAFASELQEHKAYLSDLDTPIGDGDHGFNMSRGAVALEEALNEENFENVSDIFKTAAKTFMSQIGGASGPLYGTAMLEMAKASQETAEPAPIIEAGLKGIQKRGQAITGDKTMIDVWEPVVEAIQKQEISEALIDEAVQATEPLRAKKGRASYLGDRSVGHIDPGAMSSGYLFKVMLKAGVFDE; this is translated from the coding sequence ATGTTTACCGTAGACAATACTTTAACCGCATTGAAAGCTTTTGCCAGCGAATTGCAAGAGCATAAAGCTTATTTAAGCGATTTGGATACCCCGATTGGTGACGGCGATCATGGCTTTAATATGAGCCGGGGAGCCGTGGCCCTTGAAGAGGCTTTAAATGAAGAGAATTTCGAGAACGTCAGCGATATCTTTAAGACCGCAGCCAAAACCTTTATGTCCCAAATAGGTGGCGCTTCTGGTCCCCTGTACGGCACCGCCATGCTAGAAATGGCCAAAGCTAGCCAAGAAACAGCAGAACCTGCTCCGATTATCGAAGCCGGCCTCAAAGGCATTCAGAAACGGGGCCAAGCGATTACTGGCGACAAGACGATGATAGACGTCTGGGAACCTGTGGTAGAAGCAATTCAGAAACAGGAAATCAGTGAAGCGCTTATCGACGAAGCCGTCCAAGCCACTGAACCCTTACGAGCCAAGAAAGGGCGGGCATCCTACTTAGGTGATCGTTCTGTTGGTCATATTGACCCAGGGGCGATGTCCAGTGGCTATCTCTTCAAAGTCATGCTGAAAGCGGGTGTATTTGATGAGTAG
- the dhaK gene encoding dihydroxyacetone kinase subunit DhaK, translating into MKKIINTTDQILDQMVDGIALANQEIVERLPETNVIKQKDISQQVALVSGGGSGHEPAHAGFVGDGMLQAAVCGQVFTSPTSDQVYEAIKAVDQGEGVLLIIKNYSGDIMNFEMAMDLAEMDDIQVGKVIVDDDISVEDSEFTQGKRGVAGTILVHKILGAAARSGKTLDELVTLGEQLVQDVKTIGVALSGATVPEVGKPGFVLEEDELEFGVGIHGEAGYRREKMQSSHDIALEMLEKLKQAFDWQAGDQYGILVNGMGATPLMEQYIFYNDVHQKLSEEGLDLAFSKVGNYMTSLDMAGLSLTLIKLNEDYLAYLNEAVDTAAW; encoded by the coding sequence ATGAAGAAGATTATCAACACGACCGATCAAATTCTTGACCAGATGGTTGATGGCATCGCCCTGGCTAACCAGGAAATTGTCGAACGACTCCCTGAGACAAACGTCATTAAGCAGAAAGATATTTCTCAGCAAGTGGCACTCGTCAGTGGTGGGGGTAGCGGCCATGAGCCAGCTCACGCGGGCTTTGTAGGTGACGGCATGTTGCAAGCAGCGGTCTGTGGGCAAGTTTTTACCTCCCCAACATCGGACCAAGTTTATGAAGCGATTAAAGCTGTGGATCAAGGCGAAGGCGTGCTCTTAATTATTAAGAACTACTCAGGGGATATTATGAATTTTGAGATGGCTATGGATTTGGCCGAAATGGATGATATTCAAGTAGGCAAGGTGATTGTCGATGATGACATTTCCGTTGAAGACAGTGAGTTTACCCAGGGCAAACGCGGTGTAGCAGGAACAATCCTCGTTCACAAAATACTTGGTGCTGCAGCCCGCAGTGGGAAAACCCTTGATGAACTGGTTACCTTAGGTGAACAGCTAGTCCAAGACGTTAAGACTATTGGCGTTGCCCTCTCAGGAGCAACCGTGCCTGAAGTTGGCAAGCCTGGCTTTGTTCTGGAAGAGGATGAGCTGGAGTTCGGGGTTGGCATTCACGGGGAAGCAGGTTATCGCCGGGAGAAGATGCAGTCATCCCATGACATTGCCTTGGAAATGCTGGAAAAGCTCAAACAAGCTTTTGACTGGCAAGCAGGAGACCAGTACGGTATTCTCGTCAACGGCATGGGAGCCACACCTTTAATGGAGCAGTACATTTTCTACAATGATGTCCACCAAAAGCTCAGCGAAGAAGGGCTTGACCTGGCATTTTCCAAAGTGGGGAATTATATGACATCTCTTGATATGGCAGGTCTATCTTTAACCCTCATCAAACTTAATGAGGACTACCTCGCCTATCTCAATGAAGCAGTCGACACCGCCGCATGGTAA
- the iadA gene encoding beta-aspartyl-peptidase: MTIIRQANVYDPQPIGVKDILLINNKIIAVEDHIELDTNAFNVEEIDGQGRIASPGFIDGHFHPLGGGGENGYQNRTPEVQLSDLTTAGVTTVCGLLGTDGEGRDDVALISKAHALDIEGLTTYVYIGNYRLPVKTVTDSIIKDMLVIDKAIGVGEIAISDHRNGAPTFEQFAHACADARVGGLLSGKAGVVNIHVGPGKDRLKFIFQALEETDIPITTFFPTHIGRSQELVDEGIKFAAMGGTIDVTGNEDPETAYERDGELPFRVILQQMIDAGVSTEHITMSSDGQGSLPRFDEDGNFLRIGVASAKALIVGIKDAVFNGDIPLEVALPAVTSNVARVLKLSQKGHIGADYDADILLLDEKTLDIQTVIAKGQVMIKDQEILVKGTFEA, from the coding sequence ATCACCATTATTCGCCAAGCTAACGTTTACGACCCCCAACCTATCGGAGTGAAAGATATACTCCTCATCAATAACAAAATAATTGCTGTTGAGGATCACATTGAACTGGACACCAATGCCTTCAACGTTGAAGAAATTGATGGACAAGGCCGTATTGCTTCGCCTGGCTTTATCGACGGCCATTTCCACCCACTCGGTGGCGGCGGAGAGAACGGCTACCAAAACCGCACCCCTGAAGTACAATTATCAGACTTGACGACGGCAGGTGTTACAACCGTCTGTGGCCTCTTAGGAACCGACGGAGAAGGGCGCGACGATGTAGCTTTAATCTCGAAAGCCCACGCTCTGGACATCGAAGGCCTGACAACCTATGTCTATATCGGGAACTACCGCCTCCCAGTCAAAACAGTAACCGACTCAATCATCAAAGATATGCTGGTTATCGACAAAGCCATCGGAGTCGGTGAAATCGCAATTTCAGACCACCGTAATGGTGCGCCAACCTTTGAACAATTCGCTCACGCCTGTGCCGACGCCCGGGTAGGGGGCTTACTTTCAGGTAAAGCCGGCGTGGTCAATATCCACGTTGGACCCGGCAAAGACCGCCTGAAATTCATCTTCCAAGCCCTGGAAGAAACCGACATTCCAATTACCACCTTCTTCCCAACCCACATTGGCCGCAGCCAAGAACTGGTGGACGAAGGCATCAAATTCGCAGCCATGGGTGGTACTATTGACGTGACTGGCAACGAAGATCCCGAGACAGCATATGAACGCGATGGTGAACTGCCATTCCGCGTCATTTTGCAACAGATGATTGACGCTGGGGTTTCTACCGAACACATCACCATGTCCTCCGACGGCCAAGGCTCTCTGCCACGCTTCGACGAAGATGGTAACTTTCTACGCATTGGTGTTGCCTCAGCCAAAGCCTTAATCGTCGGCATCAAAGACGCTGTCTTTAACGGTGACATCCCACTCGAAGTTGCCCTACCAGCCGTAACATCTAACGTCGCACGCGTTCTAAAACTATCGCAAAAAGGCCACATAGGCGCAGATTATGACGCAGACATTCTGCTCCTAGATGAAAAGACGTTAGACATCCAAACTGTTATTGCCAAAGGCCAAGTGATGATTAAAGACCAAGAAATCCTCGTCAAAGGCACCTTCGAAGCCTAA